A single region of the Microbulbifer sp. MKSA007 genome encodes:
- the csrA gene encoding carbon storage regulator CsrA yields MLILNRRVGENLRIGAKISITVLEVKGNQISIGIDAPRSISVHREEVYLRIKKNKR; encoded by the coding sequence ATGTTAATTTTAAACCGCCGAGTTGGTGAAAACCTCAGAATTGGGGCAAAGATCTCAATCACAGTATTGGAAGTTAAGGGAAACCAGATAAGCATCGGCATAGACGCCCCAAGGTCAATATCCGTGCACCGTGAGGAGGTCTATCTGCGTATTAAAAAGAACAAGCGGTAA